A genomic region of Kluyveromyces marxianus DMKU3-1042 DNA, complete genome, chromosome 5 contains the following coding sequences:
- the ALG13 gene encoding N-acetylglucosaminyldiphosphodolichol N-acetylglucosaminyltransferase catalytic subunit ALG13 — protein sequence MQFGTPTLSDHHKINIDLRNLSWRGIQYKFCSGKVRKMRTVLVTCGATVSFPGLIETIVDSKVLKTLKELGYERILLQYGRGYGREFVKLVENRFKDASMGSKSDISLIQDAQVVKIQGLQIYGFEFSRQIETLIQDYADLVVSHAGTGSILDSLRLEKPLIVVINDTLMDNHQQLIANKFEQQKLLWAIHARVPEMVRALERSEGEQLCKIGSSYNKQFEQLLCAVACE from the coding sequence ATGCAGTTTGGTACTCCCACACTGAGTGACCATCATAAGATTAACATTGACCTTAGGAATCTAAGTTGGAGGGGCATCCAGTACAAATTTTGCTCGGGAAAAGTTCGGAAAATGAGAACTGTATTGGTAACTTGTGGTGCTACAGTGTCGTTTCCGGGTCTCATCGAAACGATTGTCGATTCTAAGGTGCTCAAAACGTTGAAAGAGCTAGGATATGAGCGCATCCTGCTTCAGTACGGACGAGGGTATGGACGCGAATTTGTCAAACTGGTAGAAAATCGGTTTAAGGATGCTTCAATGGGCTCCAAAAGCGACATTTCCTTGATCCAAGATGCCCAGGTGGTGAAAATACAAGGGTTACAGATTTACGGGTTCGAGTTCTCGCGCCAGATCGAGACGCTCATACAAGATTATGCGGACTTGGTAGTGTCCCACGCTGGTACGGGGTCGATTTTAGATTCATTGCGTCTGGAGAAACCATTGATTGTTGTGATAAACGATACGTTAATGGACAACCACCAGCAGTTGATAGCGAACAAGTTCGAGCAACAGAAGCTGCTCTGGGCCATCCATGCGCGGGTCCCTGAGATGGTGCGGGCACTAGAACGCAGCGAAGGCGAGCAATTGTGCAAGATAGGAAGTTCGTACAACAAGCAGTTCGAACAGCTGCTATGCGCTGTTGCGTGCGAATGA
- the GET1 gene encoding GET complex subunit GET1, which yields MDSWLYVILAFLVLDRVWPLVETLLQGFIQANSSRLKDLMRQRGDLILAQKEISAQDEYAKWTKNNRALDKINKQIEEEKKALLAQVDGTKATLKKFKLAAITVPFTFLKFYKGKMPIYELPKGIFPNYLQGLMQHGWIYVPLGPLNLKKVSEGATVTVSLGIWLFALLKVVSTLNQMWNAFTSPAVPAPAVSTPAVPAVPAETETETSVSHPVDQPVD from the coding sequence ATGGACTCGTGGTTGTATGTTATCCTAGCATTTTTGGTGCTTGATAGAGTATGGCCGTTGGTAGAGACGCTGCTTCAAGGTTTCATACAAGCCAACTCGTCTCGCTTAAAGGATTTAATGCGCCAGCGGGGTGACTTGATACTTGCACAGAAGGAGATCAGTGCTCAGGATGAGTATGCGAAGTGgaccaagaacaacagGGCTTTGGACAAGATCAATAAGCAGATTGAGGAGGAGAAGAAGGCGCTCTTGGCACAAGTAGATGGGACCAAGGcgactttgaagaagttcaagttggCTGCTATTACAGTTCCGTTCAcgtttttgaagttttacAAGGGTAAGATGCCTATTTACGAACTGCCCAAGGGTATTTTCCCTAATTATTTGCAAGGGTTGATGCAGCACGGATGGATATACGTGCCATTGGGGCCCttaaacttgaagaaagtgAGCGAGGGGGCGACGGTAACCGTTTCTTTGGGCATATGGCTGTTTGCGCTGCTCAAGGTTGTCAGCACGCTCAACCAGATGTGGAACGCCTTCACTTCTCCAGCGGTGCCTGCGCCAGCGGTTTCGACGCCAGCGGTTCCAGCGGTTCCAGCGGAAACTGAGACTGAAACATCCGTTTCCCACCCTGTTGATCAACCAGTAGATTAG
- the RPT6 gene encoding proteasome regulatory particle base subunit RPT6 has product MSAVQVSSVPVTSHESGIKPFFDQKIQETEIKIREKTANLRRLEAQRNTLNDKVRFIKDELRLLQESGSYVGEVVKVISEKKVLVKVQPEGKYIVDVAKDINVKDLNVSQRVCLKSDSYQLHKVLENKVDPLVSLMMVEKVPDSTYDMVGGLTKQIKEIKEVIELPVKHPELFESLGIAQPKGVILYGPPGTGKTLLARAVAHHTDCKFIRVSGAELVQKYIGEGSRMVRELFVMAREHAPSIIFMDEIDSIGSSRVEGSGGGDSEVQRTMLELLNQLDGFETSKNIKIIMATNRLDILDPALLRPGRIDRKIEFPPPTVAARTEILRIHSRKMNLTRGINLRKVAEKMNGCSGADVKGVCTEAGMYALRERRIHVTQEDFELAVAKVMNKNDETAISVAKLFK; this is encoded by the coding sequence ATGAGCGCAGTACAAGTTTCCAGTGTTCCAGTGACGAGCCATGAATCTGGTATCAAGCCATTTTTTGACCAGAAGATTCAGGAAACGGAGATCAAGATCAGAGAGAAGACAGCGAATTTGCGGAGACTAGAGGCGCAGAGGAATACACTTAACGACAAGGTGAGGTTCATAAAAGATGAATTGAGGCTTCTACAGGAGAGTGGATCGTATGTGGGCGAGGTGGTGAAAGTTATCAGTGAGAAGAAGGTGCTAGTGAAGGTGCAGCCGGAGGGGAAGTACATTGTTGATGTGGCGAAGGACATCAACGTGAAGGACTTGAACGTATCACAGCGTGTTTGTTTGAAGAGCGACTCGTACCAATTGCATAAAGTGTTAGAGAACAAGGTAGATCCATTGGTCTCACTCATGATGGTGGAGAAAGTGCCCGATTCTACGTACGACATGGTTGGTGGGTTGACGAAACAGATTAAAGAGATCAAGGAAGTGATTGAGCTTCCAGTGAAGCATCCGGAGCTCTTTGAGAGTCTTGGGATTGCGCAGCCCAAGGGTGTTATATTGTACGGGCCCCCAGGTACCGGTAAGACGCTATTGGCGAGGGCGGTGGCACATCACACAGACTGTAAGTTCATCAGGGTGAGTGGTGCGGAGTTGGTGCAGAAATACATTGGTGAAGGTTCGCGTATGGTGCGTGAACTTTTCGTGATGGCGCGTGAGCACGCGCCCTCCATCATCTTCATGGACGAGATCGATTCCATCGGCTCGAGCCGTGTGGAGGGCTCCGGGGGCGGTGACTCCGAAGTGCAAAGAACCATGTTGGAATTGTTGAACCAGTTGGACGGTTTCGAAACCTCgaaaaacatcaaaatcatcatGGCCACCAACAGACTAGACATATTGGACCCTGCATTGCTCAGACCCGGAAGAATCGACAGGAAGATCGAGTTCCCACCGCCAACAGTCGCCGCAAGAACCGAAATCCTCAGGATCCACTCCAGAAAGATGAACTTGACCCGCGGTATCAACTTGCGCAAAGTCGCAGAAAAGATGAACGGATGCTCCGGAGCTGACGTCAAGGGTGTCTGCACAGAGGCTGGTATGTACGCACTaagggaaagaagaattcacGTGACACAAGAGGACTTCGAGC